The window GGCTAAGTCCTTCTCATCTAGTAATTTGAAAACCCTTGAAGCTGCAACAATTGCTTGTTGAAAAATAGATAGCCGTTGCATCACTTGGTTGATGGGCTCAAAGAAACGATCGATATACGTAACAAATGCATAGATAACGCCGACTTCTACAATATTATTCATGGAGGTAACCCCGAAATAACTAAGGACCATAATAATGGCCAAGGCATAAACCAAATCTATTGCAGGGCGAAGCAATAAGCTATCTAGTTTGATGTTCCGTTTTCCTGCGTTCCAATGTGAATCATTTATCTCATTAAATTCATCCTGCAAACGATCTTCCTGTCTAAACGCTTGAATCATCGTCATTCCTTGTAATGATTCTGCTAGCTTTGCATTTAATTGACTTAGTCGTTCTCTAAGGTCCTGGTAAACTACCGAACTATATTTGCGATACGTTAGAATAATGATAGCTAATATTGGCAACAAAATCGTAGTAACAAGTGCTAGTTTCACATTCAATATAAACATTGCGATATATACACCAATTACTAAAAAACCACTTTGTACAAATCCCACCAAGACGCTAACGAACATATCTTTAATCGCTTCTGTGTCATTTGTTACACGGGATACAATACTACCGGCAGGAGTTTTATCAAAGTAACACATTCCTAGCTTGTGTACTTTCGTAAATACATCAATTCGCATCTGTTGAATAATTTTCAGTGCTAGCTTTTGGAATGTTAGTAATTGAAAATAGCTGACAATTACATTTCCAATTTGTATAAAAATATAACCTACTGCAAGACCAACAAGCGGACCCGTTGGAAAATATCTCGGTGTTAAAAAATCATCCATATAGGTTTTGATCAAATAAGGACCAAGAATATCACCGGTTACAGTTAAAATTAGTAAAAGTAAAGCGATGCCAATTACTTTTTTATGTGGTTTCAAGTAACTGAGCAAACGTTTGAAAACTACCCACTGGTCTTTTCCTGTCAGCTGTGGTTGTTTTTCATCCATTATGATTCACCCCCCTGTTCCACTAATGACTCTAGCTGCTGTAGCTGATACATTTCATAATAAATTCCTTGTTGTTCCATTAATTGCTCGTGGGACCCTTTTTCTACAATAGTTCCATCATTCATCACAATAATCTGATGTGCGTGTTGAATCGCACTTAATCGATGAGAGGTAATAATAGTTGTTTCATCGCTACGTTTAGCTTTTAACGCTTCTAATATGGCCTCTTCCGTTTTAGCATCTACTGCAGATAAAGAATCATCTAAAATAAGTAGCTCGGGCTCCATCATAAGTGCACGTGCAATAGATATACGCTGTTTTTGCCCACCTGACAACGATACACCACGTTCACCAACAACCGTATTATAACCATTAGTAAACTGTAAAATATCCTCATGTATATAAGCCAATTTTGCGGCTTCCTCCACAGCTTCCATGGTGGCTTCTGCATTGGCAAATGCTATATTACCTGCAACTGTAGTTGAAAACAAAAAATGATCCTGTGGTACGTAACCAATCGCTTCGCGTAAACTACGTTTTTTATACATGTCAATCGCATGATCTCCGTACACAATTTCTCCTGTATATCCTTCAAATTCTCGCATTAAGAGCTTCAATATTGCTGTTTTACCTGCCCCTGTTTTACCGACAATCCCTAATGTTTCACCCCGTTTAAGCGTAAAATCAACATTATGTAGTGCAGCTCGATCATCTCCTGGAAATTTAAATTCCTCCATTTGAAAGCGAATATCTCCTTCCGGCTTTGCATCCACAGCATCAGGACTATCATCAATTTCTATTTTTTCATCCATTAGATTTTTGATACGATCATAAGATGCGCGACCACGCTCAACGATATTGAATAACCAGCCAAACGCAAGCATCGGCCAAACGAGTAATCCAAGATAAGACGTAAAAGCAAATAAATCCCCTATCGACATTTCTCCAGCAAGTATGTAACGAGTACCAAATACGATAGATAAGAAGAAACACATCCCAACAATTAATGATATTGTTGGATCAAATAATGCATCCACCTTTGCCACGCGAACGTTTTTATCTACTACTTCTTGCGATAATTGGACAAAATCCTCTGTATCCTCTTTCTCCTGTCCAAAGGTTTTAATGACTTTCACGCCAGAAATACTTTCCTGTGATTTGTCATTTAAATTGGAAAAAGCTTCTTGTGCATATCGAAACCGCTGATGTAACAGCTTGCCGTAATAGCTTGTTAAAATAGCCATTAATGGCAGTGGTAGCAATGCTATCAATGTTAGCTTCCAATTAATCGTTATCGCCATTGCCGCGATTACAAACCCTCCTGTTGCTAACGAATCTACAAGCGTCAGCACACCTGCTCCAGCCGTCTGTTGAACAGCAGATAAGTCATTTGTTGCATGCGCCATTAAATCCCCAACACGCTTTTTTTGATAAAAAGACGGTGACATTTTTGTAAAATGGCGAAACAAATTTTCTCTTAATTGTCTTGCTAAGAATATTGATGAACCGAAAATCATAATACGCCAATAATAACGCAAAATATACATTCCAACTGACGCTAGTGCTAAGACACCTAACCATTTCACTAAAAATTCAGTCGTTAACGTACTTTGACTGATCTCATCTACTATATACCCAATAATTTTTGGTGGTAATAGCTGTAGAAATGCAACAAACAGTAACATCAGAATTCCAATTAGATACTGCTTTTTCCTTTGTTTAAAAAACCAACCTAAATCCAAGAATACTTTCACTTTTGTTTCCCCCACTATATATATTAAGACTTTACTATTTTAGCAAATATTCGAACATTCCGATAGATGAAAAACAAAAATAATTCGGATTCTGAAATACTTTCATCAGTTCAACTTATAATTAGAAAGTTAACACTTTATTCACTTTTTAAATTAAATTACATAATTTTTAATATGTCAGGTTAAAAACCGTATATAATGGATAAATAAATTCAAATCAATATGATAGGAGAGTTCATCTTGAGTCAATCAAATCAACGCGCATATAACTTTAATGCAGGTCCTTCTGCACTTCCACTGGAAGTACTTGAAAAAGCACAACAAGAATTAGTTAATTTCCAAGGTTCTGGTATGTCTATTATGGAAATGAGTCACCGCAGCGCAACCTTTGAAGAAGTACATAATGAAGCTATTTCCCGTTTAAGAAAACTTTTCGCCATTCCAAACGATTATGAAGTTCTGTTCTTACAAGGTGGAGCAAGTCTTCAATTTACAATGATTCCGATGAATTTCTTACAGATTGGAAAAAAGGCAAGCTATATAATGACAGGTGTTTGGTCAGAAAAAGCTTATAAAGAAGCGAAATTATTTGGCGAACCTGTGCAAATTGCAAGTACAAAAGAAAATAAATACAGTAATATCCCTTCATTAGATGAAATCCATGTCGACTCAGATGAAGCATATGTACATGTAACATCGAATAATACAATCTACGGAACACAATGGTCCGAGTTTCCTGACACAGGTGAGGTTCCATTAATCGCAGATATGTCTAGTGATATAATGTCAAAACCTGTAGATGTTAGTAAATTTGATATGATCTATGCTGGAGCTCAAAAAAACTTGGGACCTTCCGGAGTGACTGTCGTTATTGCCCGTAAGGATTTTCTGGCAAAGGCAAACACAGAAATTCCAACAATCCTAAAATACAGCACACATGCTGAAAGTAACTCCCTATACAACACACCACCGACATTCGGCATTTATATGCTTGGAGAAGTGTTAAAATGGATAGAAGAAAAAGGCGGTTTAACTGCAGTCGCTAAACAAAATGAGGAAAAAGCAAAACTGATTTATGATGTGATTGATAACAGCAATGGCTTCTATAGAGGACATGCTTCCAAAGAAAGCCGTTCTCTCATGAACATTACCTTCCGCGTAGCAGACGAGGAATTAGAAAAACAATTCTTAGCTGAAGCAAAAGATGCAGGCTTTATCGGCTTAAATGGTCACCGCTCTGTAGGAGGTTGCCGAGCTTCTACTTATAATTCAGTTCCACTCGAAACATGTAAGGCTCTTCGTGATTTCATGATTGCTTTTCAAACCAAACACCAATGACTTTGAGCTTGTCTTTCGATGACAGGAATAATAAAAATAGTTGAAAATAGACCATCATTTTTTGATGGTCTATTTTCAACTAAATTCCTAATTTATTATCCTCGAATGTTTTCATCACTTTTATATTCTAAAATATCCCCTGGCTGACAGTTCAAAGCCCTACAAATCGCCGCTAAAGTTGATAATCGGATAGCTTTTGCCTTACCGTTTTTCAGTATAGAAAGATTAGCCATCGTTATTCCAACCCGCTCCGAAAGTTCTGTAACACTCATTTTCCTTTTAGCCAACATCACATCAATATTGATAATAATCGCCATGTTATTCACCTCAGACCGTTAAATCATTTTCTGATTTTATATCAATTGCTTCCTGTAAGAGTTTTTGGAGAACGGCAGCAAAGATTGCTATCACTATTGAAGCAAAAATAATGACCATTCCGATTACTATAACACCCGGGGCGTCGTCCATTTCCGCTATGAGATAGAAGAGCGGCATGCCTACCACATACAGGCCACTGATTGTAATTGCGCAGTATTTTATTTTCTTTAATGCTCTCACAGAAATTTTTGAGAAAGCTTTATTCTTATCAATATAGCTTAAAAGTTTAAAAGCTTGATACAGAGCAAAGTAAAAAGGTATCGCCGCTGCATACAAATTGATTAAAACTAGATACTTGATAAAAGCAATATCTGGATACAATTCTGCTGCAAAATTCGCTATCCCAGGCACCAAAAATATGCATAGAGCAAGAACTGGGATTCCTATAAGAATAACAGTAATCTTTAAAAAGAGGGTTGATCCTTGTTTCATAAAAAGCACCTCACTTATTTATTGTTATTTTGACTTTAACATGTATTTTATCGTTTCACAATAAAGTATTATCGTATATTAATTCATTATTATTGTTGTAGAAAGTCCTTTTCATTTCTTAAATAGAAAAAGAGCATTTCTCTTTACAAAGAAATGCTCTATAATTTTCCCAGACTCAGAAGCTATCAAACACTTCAAATTCGCCATTTTGTTTTTTAGCTAAAAACATGTTAGGTTTTCCATCTACTGAATAAATTTCAGTACCTTCTTCTAAAAAATTTGAAGTAAGCTCTTTTTTAGGAGCTATTCCTAAACCATACTTCGTTTCCACTTTTCCTATAAGATCTCCAGGTTCAACTTGAAAGTCTTCAGCCGTTTTCCCAATTGATTGCGTTTCTTTCCCATTAACGAAAAGCAGAGCTTCGTAGGTATTACTTGAGCTACCTTCTACCTCATCCTCTTCATTATTCGTTTCTGAACAACCTGTTATGACTAACATTAAGATTATCAATGAGGAAATATTAATAAATCTCAAGTTGTCTCACCTCTTTACGTTAGTAACATTTTTAAGTAAAATCTCTAAAAAAACAGGTTATATAAAACATATCCAACGATTAAAACAACAATTAATATACCTGTCCCTTTCCAACCCATACCACCTGTTAAATCAGTCAAGTTCCCATTACTTTCCCTATTTAATGCATCATGCAGAGAACCAGTGGGATTACTTTTTAATTCACTTTGTCTTAATCGTTCTCTTTTTTCCAGAGGTGTTTCATGTTGATTATTCAAATTCAGCGCCCCTTAAAATTTGAATTTTTTGCCTATAATTTCAACTAATTCATCTACGGTTCCAAAGCACTTTTCGATTTCGGGTAAATGATAAAATGTACTGGTTGTTTCAATATTATCTACTTCATTGTTTGGTGAATAGAGATATATTTTTTTACGATTCCCTATAGCAATACCTAGTTCAATATGACTTCCTTTTCCTGCTGGTAATAAAACCACAACTATATCAGCTTCTATTACAGCATTTTTCTCCTTTTCACCTATCACCTTTAGTTCTCCCAATGTTGTTACGTTTTCATTTACAGTCCAATCATATGTATGGATAAATCCTTTATTCTTTAACCTTTTACTAACATATCTAACCTTATCTATATTTTTGAGGCTAGATGCAATATAAAATTTCATCATTTCTCCCCCTTTTTATCGCATTTAGCATCATAGATATTACTATCCCATATTGGATCAATCGCCCGGTTGTTTAGATTTTAATAACTACAAAGTTCTATCAACGTTCCATCAGTTGACACGGGATTAATATAAATGAGCCTTCTTCCACGTGTGTTAGTACGGAGTGTCTCCTCTAGAAAACGGACTCCATTTTTACTTGCATCGAGTATTGCTTTGTCCAAATCGTCAACTCGATATGCAATATGATGTACCCCTTTTCCTCGTTGCCTTATAAACCGAGCCATTGGTGAGTTTTTGTTGGTTGGTTCTAATAATTCAATTACTTTATCATTAGTTTTAACAACAGCGACGTGTACTTCAACACCAGGTATATCACTTGTATAACGGTCCTCTAATAGTCCATTTAATACATTTAAATAAAAGGGAAGAGCGTCATCAATACTTCTAACCGCAATTCCTACGTGATCTAAAACATATTCCAATTTAGTTCCTCCTTCCCGTTATCTCAATGTAATCATTCTGAAGGCTCAGCTTTTTAAAAAAACAATTTCTAAGCCTCTTTCGTTATGAAATTTTATAGATTTAAAGTGTTTTTTAATATTCATGGGAGTTGAAGATTCGGTAGCTGAAATTTGTTGCACTCATCGAATATGATTGCCACTATTATAACTTAAATACAGTTTTAAGGTATCGGATATTCTTACTAAGTAACTTTAAAATTTATCCGGGTTCCTTAAACAATATAAAACCACTGTTCACACAAAAACAAGCATCTACGGAGAAATTAATTATTATTTTCTACCCTTAATTTGCCCAATTTTGTTTTAGTAGATGTATTTTGAACAGTACCTTTCTGTCTTTAAAAAGTCTCCCCTAGTTATAACTATTTAAATTAGCATAGTTAAATATCGAATTAATATAACTATTCTATAAATTGTCGTTATAAATTTTTTGCGATTATAGAACTCGATCCCTTTTTAGTTTTTAATAGCACGATAGATCCTTTTAATCGTTTCAATATGAAGGGCTTCGTGATAGAAACTGAATAAAAATGTTTCTCCAAGTGTGTGAAATGTAATCCCAGCTTTGTTAGTGAATGGCTCCGGCAATCTTTTCTGTAGACTTCCAGGTAGGGAATCTTTTATTCGTTGTTTTTGTGCAATCAGTTCAACCGAAATTTCTGCGATTGAAGGTGCAATTCCAATCCAATCTGCTGGTTTCGTACCTGCACTAAAAAATGTTTCATATGCTTGTGGAAGAATCATCTTTTCTCCGGAAACACCAAATACAAGTTTTTCCTGGATATAGGCAATATGACCAAAGTTCCAACGAATATTATTCGTAAATCCATTTGGTATAATATCTGCTATTTCCTCTGGTATTTGTTGGATAGATTTTTCTGTTATTCCCCGTACTATTTGCATGTGCTGAAAAATTGTTTGTTCCATTACTTCTCCCCCTATTTTCGTTTAGAGCGTATGTCATCTACGGTGAAATGTGCAGACTTCAGTAATTCGTTATACTTCTGACTTTTTACTTCATAGATAGATACTTTTCTATCTTCATCATATGCACTCTCCGTCTATAACATAATTACTTTCCTATGTATTCTCTATTAGCGAATGAAATCCCTTCGTTTCATAATATGGACAAAAAAAATGACTCCCGAGTTGGAAGTCATTTCAAAGGGAATTTATTGTGCTGTATATCCGCCATCGACTGTTAAAACATTTCCTGTCATAAACGAAGAATCGTCTGAAGCCATGAATAAAACAGCTTTAGCCATTTCCTCCGCTTGTCCTAAACGTTGCATTGGCGTCATCGTTTTTAATACTTCTTTGCTTTCTTCAGGAATAATCGGTGTATCGATGAAACCTGGAGCCAGTGCATTTACACGAATATTTTTGGTTGCATATTCCAATGCAAGTGAGCGCGTTAAGTTAATCACTCCCCCTTTTGCTGCATTATAAGCGGCCGAACCAGGAGAACCTACCCAACCATACATGGAAGCAGTATTTACAATTGTTCCTCCACCAGATTTAAGCATTTCACGAATTGCTTCACGTGCAACTAAGAATACACCATCTAGATCAACATTTACTGTATTACGCCACTCTACATACTCTAACTCTTCTGTTGGAGTTACGCGACCAATACCAGCATTATTAAAAACTACATCGACTTTCCCAAAAGCGGCAATTGTTTCTTTGAATATATTTTGGACTTCTTCTTCACTTGTAATATTAGCTTTAAAAAATAACGCCTCTGCATTTTGTGCTTTTAACTCTGCTTCAAATGCTTTTCCTTTTTCTTCATTCAAATCTACTAGCACTACTTTTGCACCTTCTTGAACAAAAAGTCTTGCTGTTGCAGCACCGATTCCCGATGCACCACCTGTGATTATCGCTACTTTGTTTTGTAATTTCATTAGAAAATTTCTCCTATCTAAATAAAATTTAAATATCTAAACTCTTTTATCTTGAATTAAAGATATTTACATTATTAATATATTCCTCTATTTAATTAAAGTCAAAATATTGACTCAGACGCATTTTACTTTTTATGTCCTCCAAGTAATCCCGCACGCTTTCTTGCAGTTCCTGCTTCTGTATAAGATACTGCACGTAATACTGCAGTAGAGCCGTATTTACTCCGTAGGGCATCCATCGTTTTTCCTAGCTTTCGTTCCTTCCATTTATTTTCTTCAAACAAGCTTAGCTGCATTGAATACTCTGGTTCTAAATTGGTAATCGAGAGGGACAATTTCCGAACAGGACGGCGATCATAAAATTCATCAAAGATTTGTTCACACACTTTATAAATGGTCATTGTGGCATTTGTCGGCTCATCGATGGAACGAGATCGATTGAACCCTCCACCAAATGCGTCTTTGCTGTACCCAACAGATAAATGTATCGTTCTACCAACCATTTCTGCTTCGCGTGCACGCCTAGCTACATCTTCACACATTTCCAAAACGACTGCCATGACTTCTTTTTTACTACGATAATCTCGAAATAATATTTGTCCTTTCCCATAACTAATTTGTCCTTCGGCGAGAGGCGCTCCGAGCTCGGATAAATCTACCCCCCACGCATGATAATAGAGCTGGTTTCCCATCACCCCAAACTTTTCCTCGAGCAGAGATAGTGGTGTATTCGCCAATTGGCCAACATTGAAAATCCCCATGTTATTTAGTGTCTTTTTTAGACGAGACCCGATCCCCCACATATCACTTAATGGAGTTACTGGCCATAATTTCTCCTGAACGTCTTCGTACGTCCATTTAGCAAAACCTGTTTTTTTCGCTTCTAGGTCAAGTGCCAGTTTAGCCATAAGCATATTTGGCCCCATTCCAACCGCACATGGTAATTGAAATTGAGCATATAGTTCATCTTGTATACGTTTTATCGTTTTTTCAACGGGTCCCCAAAGCTTCTCTGTCCCGCCAAGATCTACGAAACATTCATCGACACTGTATACATGAATCGCTTCATGTGGAACAAACTGATGTAAATAGCGTGTAATTTCCATCGATACTCGAACGAAAAACTCCATTTTAGGTTCTATAAGATGAATCGAAGGATGATCTGGTATTTCAAACAAGCGTGTTCCAGTCTTTACTCCAAACTGTTTTTTCATAGGTGGAGATGCCGCGAGCACGATACTTCCTTTTTGCTCCAAATTTCCGATGATCGCAATTGGAGTATTCATGACATCCAGACCTGCGTCTGCTGCTGCACAGCTCGCAAAAAAACTACGTATATCAATGCATATAATTTTCCGGTTTTTTAGTCCTTCATACATATTATTTACTCCTCTCTTAAGGAACATACGTTCTTTATAGTATATTACGAACACAAGTTCTTATTCAATGGTAAATAGTAGTGATATAAAAAAACGTTCCTATCGTAGGAACGCTTTTATTATTCGAGATTGATTACAAATTCGAGACCAGTAGGTTTCTCTTTTAAATGATCTGTATACTCTGTAAAAACTAAGCTTAATCCTGTTAAATCATCTGGGAGTGGTGGAGATACAACAAATTTTTGTGTAGAATGACCTCCTGATCCCCTTCCACCGGTAGGACGACAATCATAATTTTCATTGATGTATAGATGAAAAGCGCCTTCATAGCGACTACGACGTATTTCCTCGAGAGGGTCCGAATTGTTTGTGTCTTCCCAATCTATAGTAAGATAGACTACACTTGCATTGTCAAACTGTCGAATGAAAGTAACCGAGTATAAACGTTCAGCATTTTCTATTACTTTCATAACTGGCAGATGTCTTCTGAAATTATTCGGTTCCACCTGAGGTCGAAAGGACTCCTCATTTCTCAATAACCAAAATAACGAATTTAACAAATCCTCATAAACTCCATACTTGTCCGACCATTCGGAGATATATTCAATTGGTGGAACACCTGGATTGTTATTTGAAAGCTCTTTACGTTGTTTTAATAGTTCACATAATTGATTGTCAATCGGTAAAAGCTGTTGATCGTAATAGCCAGATTGGTCCACTTCTTTTTTTTTCATGTTAATCTTCCTCTCCTATTTATCCCGGTTTAACTCAGCGATTTATTGAATGGCGTCATCCACATTTCTGACTCCAATTACT is drawn from Psychrobacillus sp. INOP01 and contains these coding sequences:
- a CDS encoding helix-turn-helix transcriptional regulator; its protein translation is MAIIINIDVMLAKRKMSVTELSERVGITMANLSILKNGKAKAIRLSTLAAICRALNCQPGDILEYKSDENIRG
- a CDS encoding DUF6366 family protein: MNNQHETPLEKRERLRQSELKSNPTGSLHDALNRESNGNLTDLTGGMGWKGTGILIVVLIVGYVLYNLFF
- a CDS encoding DUF2975 domain-containing protein produces the protein MKQGSTLFLKITVILIGIPVLALCIFLVPGIANFAAELYPDIAFIKYLVLINLYAAAIPFYFALYQAFKLLSYIDKNKAFSKISVRALKKIKYCAITISGLYVVGMPLFYLIAEMDDAPGVIVIGMVIIFASIVIAIFAAVLQKLLQEAIDIKSENDLTV
- a CDS encoding group-specific protein; translated protein: MKFYIASSLKNIDKVRYVSKRLKNKGFIHTYDWTVNENVTTLGELKVIGEKEKNAVIEADIVVVLLPAGKGSHIELGIAIGNRKKIYLYSPNNEVDNIETTSTFYHLPEIEKCFGTVDELVEIIGKKFKF
- a CDS encoding ABC transporter transmembrane domain-containing protein, translated to MKVFLDLGWFFKQRKKQYLIGILMLLFVAFLQLLPPKIIGYIVDEISQSTLTTEFLVKWLGVLALASVGMYILRYYWRIMIFGSSIFLARQLRENLFRHFTKMSPSFYQKKRVGDLMAHATNDLSAVQQTAGAGVLTLVDSLATGGFVIAAMAITINWKLTLIALLPLPLMAILTSYYGKLLHQRFRYAQEAFSNLNDKSQESISGVKVIKTFGQEKEDTEDFVQLSQEVVDKNVRVAKVDALFDPTISLIVGMCFFLSIVFGTRYILAGEMSIGDLFAFTSYLGLLVWPMLAFGWLFNIVERGRASYDRIKNLMDEKIEIDDSPDAVDAKPEGDIRFQMEEFKFPGDDRAALHNVDFTLKRGETLGIVGKTGAGKTAILKLLMREFEGYTGEIVYGDHAIDMYKKRSLREAIGYVPQDHFLFSTTVAGNIAFANAEATMEAVEEAAKLAYIHEDILQFTNGYNTVVGERGVSLSGGQKQRISIARALMMEPELLILDDSLSAVDAKTEEAILEALKAKRSDETTIITSHRLSAIQHAHQIIVMNDGTIVEKGSHEQLMEQQGIYYEMYQLQQLESLVEQGGES
- a CDS encoding DinB family protein, translating into MEQTIFQHMQIVRGITEKSIQQIPEEIADIIPNGFTNNIRWNFGHIAYIQEKLVFGVSGEKMILPQAYETFFSAGTKPADWIGIAPSIAEISVELIAQKQRIKDSLPGSLQKRLPEPFTNKAGITFHTLGETFLFSFYHEALHIETIKRIYRAIKN
- the serC gene encoding 3-phosphoserine/phosphohydroxythreonine transaminase yields the protein MSQSNQRAYNFNAGPSALPLEVLEKAQQELVNFQGSGMSIMEMSHRSATFEEVHNEAISRLRKLFAIPNDYEVLFLQGGASLQFTMIPMNFLQIGKKASYIMTGVWSEKAYKEAKLFGEPVQIASTKENKYSNIPSLDEIHVDSDEAYVHVTSNNTIYGTQWSEFPDTGEVPLIADMSSDIMSKPVDVSKFDMIYAGAQKNLGPSGVTVVIARKDFLAKANTEIPTILKYSTHAESNSLYNTPPTFGIYMLGEVLKWIEEKGGLTAVAKQNEEKAKLIYDVIDNSNGFYRGHASKESRSLMNITFRVADEELEKQFLAEAKDAGFIGLNGHRSVGGCRASTYNSVPLETCKALRDFMIAFQTKHQ
- a CDS encoding SDR family NAD(P)-dependent oxidoreductase is translated as MKLQNKVAIITGGASGIGAATARLFVQEGAKVVLVDLNEEKGKAFEAELKAQNAEALFFKANITSEEEVQNIFKETIAAFGKVDVVFNNAGIGRVTPTEELEYVEWRNTVNVDLDGVFLVAREAIREMLKSGGGTIVNTASMYGWVGSPGSAAYNAAKGGVINLTRSLALEYATKNIRVNALAPGFIDTPIIPEESKEVLKTMTPMQRLGQAEEMAKAVLFMASDDSSFMTGNVLTVDGGYTAQ
- a CDS encoding VOC family protein, whose amino-acid sequence is MEYVLDHVGIAVRSIDDALPFYLNVLNGLLEDRYTSDIPGVEVHVAVVKTNDKVIELLEPTNKNSPMARFIRQRGKGVHHIAYRVDDLDKAILDASKNGVRFLEETLRTNTRGRRLIYINPVSTDGTLIELCSY
- a CDS encoding ABC transporter ATP-binding protein, with product MDEKQPQLTGKDQWVVFKRLLSYLKPHKKVIGIALLLLILTVTGDILGPYLIKTYMDDFLTPRYFPTGPLVGLAVGYIFIQIGNVIVSYFQLLTFQKLALKIIQQMRIDVFTKVHKLGMCYFDKTPAGSIVSRVTNDTEAIKDMFVSVLVGFVQSGFLVIGVYIAMFILNVKLALVTTILLPILAIIILTYRKYSSVVYQDLRERLSQLNAKLAESLQGMTMIQAFRQEDRLQDEFNEINDSHWNAGKRNIKLDSLLLRPAIDLVYALAIIMVLSYFGVTSMNNIVEVGVIYAFVTYIDRFFEPINQVMQRLSIFQQAIVAASRVFKLLDEKDLAPSQQNDESAKIEQGKIEFQNITFSYDGKTAVLKDISFTAEPGQTVALVGHTGSGKSSIINLLMRFYEFEQGDIKIDGHSVKDFKSEEMREKVGLVLQDPFMFYGDIESNIRLHANNMTDTEVREAAEFVKANNFIEKLPNSYKQKVTERGSTFSSGQRQLVAFARTIATNPKILVLDEATANIDTETEVAIQSSLEKMREGRTTIAIAHRLSTIQDAELILVLHHGEIVERGTHQELLNQKGLYHKMYLLQNNVVDDIA
- a CDS encoding UV damage repair protein UvrX, which encodes MYEGLKNRKIICIDIRSFFASCAAADAGLDVMNTPIAIIGNLEQKGSIVLAASPPMKKQFGVKTGTRLFEIPDHPSIHLIEPKMEFFVRVSMEITRYLHQFVPHEAIHVYSVDECFVDLGGTEKLWGPVEKTIKRIQDELYAQFQLPCAVGMGPNMLMAKLALDLEAKKTGFAKWTYEDVQEKLWPVTPLSDMWGIGSRLKKTLNNMGIFNVGQLANTPLSLLEEKFGVMGNQLYYHAWGVDLSELGAPLAEGQISYGKGQILFRDYRSKKEVMAVVLEMCEDVARRAREAEMVGRTIHLSVGYSKDAFGGGFNRSRSIDEPTNATMTIYKVCEQIFDEFYDRRPVRKLSLSITNLEPEYSMQLSLFEENKWKERKLGKTMDALRSKYGSTAVLRAVSYTEAGTARKRAGLLGGHKK